Proteins encoded within one genomic window of Bacillus sp. F19:
- a CDS encoding ABC transporter permease: MINLVYNEMIKIIRKKRLFIIAGILAVLVGLFTYAQMKEAKTLQEELGTTDWRSHLQQEIINAQNRLSSSGISAEWKKYLQIRMEQQQYYLDNDINPSAPGAPTFMRMFAENSIDLLLPLMVMVIAADLVSSEATRGTIKLLLTRPVKRWKILLSKYITLILSVSFIVLSLGLLSYLISGIVFGYGGWNMPILTGFTVQGEDLNTDQVRLVEQWQYILMELGLVWFVALVVGTLTFTLSVLMKSTASVMGVMLAALIAGAILANMVSSWESAKYFFMVNLRLTDYVAGMAPPINGMTLGFSMSVLSIWAAAGLIVSFIVFSRRDIY, encoded by the coding sequence TTGATTAACCTCGTCTATAATGAAATGATCAAAATTATCCGGAAGAAGCGGCTTTTTATCATTGCCGGAATATTAGCCGTACTAGTCGGACTTTTCACATATGCACAAATGAAAGAAGCTAAAACCCTTCAAGAAGAATTGGGAACAACCGACTGGCGTTCTCACTTGCAGCAGGAAATTATCAATGCGCAGAACAGGTTAAGCTCAAGCGGCATCTCAGCTGAATGGAAGAAATATCTGCAAATTCGGATGGAGCAGCAGCAGTATTACCTGGATAACGACATTAATCCAAGTGCTCCCGGAGCACCAACCTTTATGAGAATGTTTGCGGAGAATTCCATTGACCTCCTGCTGCCGCTGATGGTCATGGTCATCGCAGCCGATCTCGTCTCCTCTGAGGCAACAAGGGGAACAATCAAGCTGCTGTTAACAAGGCCGGTAAAAAGGTGGAAAATTTTATTAAGCAAGTACATCACATTAATTTTGTCGGTTTCTTTTATCGTCTTATCACTCGGACTACTTTCCTATCTCATATCAGGAATCGTCTTTGGATATGGCGGCTGGAATATGCCGATCCTAACTGGGTTTACAGTCCAGGGTGAGGACTTGAACACCGATCAGGTCCGGTTGGTTGAACAGTGGCAGTACATTTTGATGGAGCTCGGGCTAGTGTGGTTCGTGGCGCTTGTCGTCGGAACCCTGACCTTTACTCTCTCCGTGCTTATGAAAAGCACCGCCTCTGTTATGGGAGTGATGCTCGCCGCATTGATTGCAGGAGCCATTCTTGCCAATATGGTTTCCTCATGGGAATCAGCCAAGTACTTTTTCATGGTCAACCTAAGACTGACCGATTATGTAGCAGGCATGGCGCCTCCTATCAACGGGATGACACTGGGATTTTCCATGAGTGTCCTCAGCATCTGGGCAGCAGCCGGGCTGATTGTTTCGTTTATAGTGTTTTCACGCAGGGATATTTATTGA